In Myxococcus stipitatus, the following are encoded in one genomic region:
- a CDS encoding nucleoside hydrolase — MRQDIVFDMETSDPDDALTLCLVATHPSVVLRAVTVTPGTRAQVGMVKHLLARAGRADIPVGARNPSAEKESLSAFHTKWLGALAPSDPDALAHELLASVLLQFPEATLLTGAPLQNLRLLLEQHPEARLRRWVAQGGFAGDNLVAPEHRLAKFEGRRTCPTFNFNGDPKGALLALSSERVGRRELVSKNVTHGVAYDEAFHERMRPHRTKTAGLALVFEAMERYLSAKPEGKLLHDPIAACAAIDPSIVTWAEVEMVRERGEWGAEPALGTHTFISVALDRERFFQTFVGEAPGLAEGVVSPA, encoded by the coding sequence ATGCGACAAGATATTGTCTTTGACATGGAGACGAGCGACCCGGACGATGCGCTCACGTTGTGTCTGGTGGCGACGCATCCCTCGGTGGTCCTTCGGGCCGTCACCGTGACGCCGGGCACTCGCGCGCAAGTGGGGATGGTGAAGCATCTGCTCGCGCGCGCGGGGAGAGCCGATATCCCCGTGGGAGCACGCAACCCCTCGGCGGAGAAGGAGAGCCTGTCGGCGTTCCACACCAAGTGGTTGGGCGCCTTGGCTCCATCCGATCCGGACGCCCTGGCGCACGAGTTGCTGGCGTCCGTCCTCCTCCAGTTCCCCGAGGCGACGCTGCTGACGGGCGCACCGCTTCAAAACCTCCGGCTGCTGTTGGAGCAGCACCCCGAAGCGCGGTTGCGGAGGTGGGTGGCGCAGGGGGGCTTCGCGGGGGACAACCTCGTCGCGCCCGAGCATCGCCTGGCCAAGTTCGAGGGCCGTCGCACGTGTCCGACGTTCAACTTCAACGGCGACCCGAAGGGCGCGCTGCTGGCCTTGTCCTCGGAGCGGGTGGGCCGGCGCGAGCTCGTGTCCAAGAACGTCACGCATGGCGTGGCGTACGACGAGGCCTTTCACGAACGCATGCGCCCCCATCGCACGAAGACCGCGGGGCTGGCCCTCGTCTTCGAGGCCATGGAGCGTTACCTGTCGGCGAAGCCCGAGGGGAAGCTCCTGCACGACCCCATCGCGGCGTGTGCTGCCATCGACCCGAGCATCGTCACCTGGGCCGAGGTGGAGATGGTGCGCGAGCGCGGCGAGTGGGGCGCCGAGCCCGCGCTGGGCACCCATACGTTCATCTCGGTGGCGCTGGACCGGGAGCGCTTCTTCCAGACCTTCGTCGGAGAGGCTCCCGGCCTGGCCGAGGGTGTCGTCAGCCCGGCGTGA
- the glgB gene encoding 1,4-alpha-glucan branching protein GlgB: MRKPADKAHVDTEIRRVVELRHPEPHSVLGIHPDGDGVVVRAYRPDAVSIHVLRDDGDRIRMESREDGVFEARVNNCKSTFGYLLEVEYPGKRVFTLRDPYSFLPTLGEMDLYYAGEGRHERLWERMGAHLIHHNGTKGVSFAVWAPTAAGVSVVGDFNSWDGRLHAMRRMGASGIWELFVPEVGEGTRYKFEIRPGQGGPRLLKADPFAFRTEAPPATASVVHDLGHYRWRDAPWLEARTQRGDVTRHPWSVYEVHLGSWRHVVEDGDRPMTYRELAPALAEYVKHMGFTHVELLPVAEYPYGGSWGYQVGGYYAPTARYGHPDDFRFLVDHLHEEGIGVIIDWVPGHFPRDSHALGEFDGTALYEHSDPRKGAQPDWGTLVFNFGRNEVRNFLIANALFWIEEYHVDGLRVDAVASMLYLDYSRKQGEWIPNRWGGRENEEAIQFLRELNDTVRRKHPGVVVIAEESTAWPKVSAPTSEGGLGFHFKWNMGWMHDTLSYFSKDPIYRQYHHNQLTFGLLYAFSEHFMLPLSHDEVVHGKGSLYGRMPGDPWQKRANLRALFAWMWAHPGKKLLFMGGEFGQPAEWNHDKSLDWHLTKDPGHQGIQRLVAALNRIYKELPALYDADNEPVGFQWLQPDSSSDNVLAFVRRSRQPGRHVVCVANLSPTVRENYRVGFPLHGGYVEVLNTDAVEYGGSNVGNMGQLRTEATGWDGQPASAVLTLPPLAVMWFTPG; the protein is encoded by the coding sequence CACGGAAATCCGGCGCGTGGTGGAGCTGCGGCACCCGGAGCCTCACTCGGTGCTCGGCATCCACCCGGATGGAGACGGCGTGGTGGTGCGCGCCTATCGCCCGGACGCGGTGAGCATCCACGTCCTGCGGGACGACGGAGACCGCATCCGCATGGAGAGCCGCGAGGACGGTGTCTTCGAGGCGCGCGTCAACAACTGCAAGTCGACCTTCGGCTATCTGCTGGAGGTGGAGTACCCCGGCAAGCGCGTCTTCACGTTGAGGGACCCGTACAGCTTCCTCCCCACGCTCGGGGAGATGGACCTGTACTACGCGGGTGAGGGCCGCCACGAGCGGCTCTGGGAGCGCATGGGCGCGCACCTCATCCACCACAACGGCACCAAGGGGGTGTCCTTCGCCGTCTGGGCACCCACGGCCGCGGGCGTCTCCGTGGTGGGAGACTTCAACAGCTGGGACGGCCGGCTGCATGCGATGCGCCGCATGGGCGCCTCCGGCATCTGGGAGCTGTTCGTCCCCGAGGTGGGCGAAGGGACTCGCTACAAGTTCGAGATTCGTCCGGGGCAAGGTGGCCCGCGGCTGTTGAAGGCGGACCCGTTCGCGTTCCGCACCGAGGCGCCTCCCGCCACCGCGTCCGTGGTCCATGACCTGGGGCACTACCGTTGGCGAGATGCCCCGTGGCTCGAGGCGCGGACCCAGCGCGGCGACGTCACGCGCCATCCGTGGAGCGTGTACGAGGTGCACCTGGGGAGCTGGCGTCACGTCGTGGAGGACGGAGACCGGCCCATGACGTACCGGGAGCTGGCGCCCGCGCTCGCCGAGTACGTCAAGCACATGGGCTTCACCCACGTGGAGCTGCTCCCCGTCGCCGAGTATCCGTACGGCGGCTCCTGGGGCTACCAGGTCGGCGGCTATTACGCGCCCACGGCCCGCTATGGCCACCCGGATGACTTCCGGTTCCTGGTGGACCACCTGCACGAGGAGGGCATCGGCGTCATCATCGACTGGGTGCCCGGCCACTTCCCCCGGGATTCACACGCGCTCGGCGAGTTCGATGGCACGGCGCTGTACGAGCACTCGGACCCGCGCAAGGGCGCGCAGCCGGACTGGGGGACGTTGGTCTTCAACTTCGGCCGCAACGAGGTGCGCAACTTCCTCATCGCCAACGCGCTGTTCTGGATTGAGGAGTACCACGTCGACGGGCTGCGCGTGGACGCGGTGGCGTCGATGCTCTACCTCGACTACAGCCGCAAGCAGGGCGAGTGGATTCCCAATCGCTGGGGCGGCCGGGAGAACGAGGAGGCCATCCAGTTCCTTCGCGAGCTCAACGACACCGTGCGCCGCAAGCACCCGGGTGTGGTGGTCATCGCCGAGGAGTCCACCGCGTGGCCCAAGGTCTCCGCGCCCACGAGCGAGGGCGGACTGGGCTTCCACTTCAAGTGGAACATGGGCTGGATGCACGACACGCTGTCGTACTTCTCCAAGGACCCCATCTACCGGCAGTACCACCACAACCAGCTCACCTTCGGTCTGCTCTACGCCTTCAGCGAGCACTTCATGTTGCCGCTGAGCCATGACGAGGTGGTGCACGGCAAGGGCAGCCTCTATGGGCGCATGCCCGGAGACCCCTGGCAGAAGCGGGCCAACCTGCGCGCGCTGTTCGCGTGGATGTGGGCCCACCCGGGCAAGAAGCTGCTCTTCATGGGGGGAGAGTTCGGCCAGCCCGCGGAGTGGAACCACGACAAGAGCCTGGACTGGCACCTCACGAAGGACCCGGGACACCAGGGCATCCAGCGGCTGGTGGCGGCGTTGAACCGCATCTACAAGGAACTGCCCGCGCTGTACGACGCGGACAACGAGCCGGTGGGCTTCCAGTGGCTCCAGCCCGACTCTTCTTCCGACAACGTGCTCGCGTTCGTCCGCCGCTCACGGCAGCCAGGGCGCCACGTCGTCTGCGTGGCCAACCTGTCGCCCACCGTACGCGAGAACTACCGCGTGGGCTTCCCCCTGCATGGAGGCTACGTGGAGGTGCTCAACACCGACGCGGTCGAGTACGGCGGCTCCAACGTGGGCAACATGGGGCAGCTCCGCACCGAGGCCACGGGTTGGGATGGCCAGCCCGCGTCGGCGGTGCTCACCCTGCCCCCCTTGGCCGTGATGTGGTTCACGCCGGGCTGA